CAGCAGGCCGCAGAAGCCCCGACCACCCTGGTTGTTTATCCCCTTGCCAGTGAAGCTGGTCGACGAGCGTCTTTCTCTCGGTCGAACCAGCCTGGCAGGGCAGAGAGCCGGACCGAATACCATATCAGGAGCGTTCAGGAGCGTTATGGAATCAGATTCGTCTGGGCACTCAGGGCCAGGGTGAAGCGAGCCAGCAGGGTTGCCGTTGCCTCGACATCCTCCAGCGAAACGACCTCAGAGCCTGTATGGAGATAGCGGCAAGGAATATTGACCAGGCCGGTTGCCACCCCGCTGCGGCTCACCTGGAGCAGGTCCACATCGGTAGACGTTCGTCCTGGGGTAGGGTCAAGCTGGTAGCGTAGTCCGGCTTCACGAGCTGCCTGCAGCAGCAGCTCATAGACGCGCGGATTCACATGCGCTCCGATCGTCAACGCCGGGCCGGCTCCAAGCCGGATATCGCCGATCTCCTGCCTGGAGGTCTGGGGATGGTCGGCTGTTGGCATCACATCGACAACAATAGCCACCTCCGGTTGCACCTCATAGGCGCTGGTGCGCACGCCGCGAGAGCCGATCTCCTCCTGCACTGCAGAGACCACGTAGAGGGCGGCCTGCAACTGCTCGCGCTGGGCGGAGACCTGCCGCAGCGCTTCCAAAATCGCATAGAGGCCGGCCTTATCATCCAGGCCACGTGCCGTCACCAGCGGGCCGCGCAGGGGCTGAAGCCGGGCCGCGCGGGTGACCACTGTCCCCGGGGGAGCGATTTCTTCGGCTTCCTTCTTACTGCTCGCCCCGATATCGATCCAGAGCTGTTTCAGCGCAAGGGCCTTGCCGCGCTCCTCGTCGCCCTGAAGATGAATCGGCTTCACCCCGATTACACCGGGTACGGGTCCTGAAGCTGTATGAAGCAGCACCCGTTCGCCGGGGAGAGTAGCCGGATCGAAACCTCCAATGGGGGCGAAATACAGAAAGCCCTGCTCATCGATATAACGTATCATCAGGCCCAACTCATCGCAGTGGGCTGTCAGCATCAGGCGAGGATGTCCCTCGGGATGCAGGGCGGCGATCACATTTCCATGCACGTCCGTTGTCACCCTGTCGGCGTAGCGAGCGCACTCGCGGCGCACCACCTCCTGAACAGGCTGCTCAAAGCCCGAAGGACTCGGACGTTCAATCAGCTCTTCGAGCAGAGAGAGACGAGACTCTTCTCCCATGAAAGCGTACTCCACAGTAAGCAAAGATCAAAGAGAAAGCAAAAGAAGAGACCACCTGCAACAAAACAGAATGAAAGCGCCTGGCGCTTTACAGCTACCAGGCGCCTGGGCCTTGGGCGAAGCGAATCAGCCGCGCTACAGGGGCGCGGAGCAGCGGCGAGAGGGCTGTGCTCAGCAACACGAGCCTTCCTGACCTTTCTTTGCTGGCCTCAGCGCACGAACTGCTTGAGCACCTCTTCCACCTCGGGGTGGGAACGATTGAGGCGGAGATCCTCGGCCCCGCTCGCATCGGTCTGGACCAGCAAGATCCCTCGCTGGATGCAAGCATGGAGCAACTCGCGCGCCGATTCGCGTGTCAAACGACCGCGAAAGCGATTCTTGGGATTCAGCGGATCGCCGATGAAATTCGCCACGCCCATGACTGTACGCCAGGACCAGTTGCGGTCGATGTAGTCCAGGAACTGCAAGAACTGCGGGTCCAGCACATCGATCGGCGGCTGCGGGTTGACTGCCGGCATATGGGGATTAGTACCCGGGTGGACGGCAGGCATATGGCCCGTACTGCCCGACGAGACGGCGGGGACATAGCCACTGCCAGTATTCGTCGACGAGGCCGAGGCGATGCCGGGGACCAGAGGAACGAACTGGTTGGCGCTGCTAATCAGATCCCGGCTGACGGTTCCCGGTATCCCAACAACAATCACCGTTTTATTCAGACGTAACTTCAGGCGAGCGCAGATGCGGGTAAAATCCTTATCGCCCGTCATCAAGACAAAGGTAGAGATCGAGGGGCGGTCGAAGACCGTCTCGATGATATCCATCAGCATATTCAGATCGACAGTGCTCTGAACGATCGTACTTTGCACGATCGCATTGGTACCAGGCCCAATGGCAGGCAAGTGGCCAGTACCGCCGCTATGCTGCTGCTGCTGCTGATGGGAATATCCCAGAGGACCAGACCCAGAGCCGCCATGATGGTGGGAGAGGGGACCACTGGGGGGCTGGCCGTGGGGGGAACTATAGGGGAGGCTCTGGCGAGGGACCGGTTGATAAGCGGTGTCCTCCTCACCGGAAGAGCGCATCTCCGTATCCTGGCGCGGCCCTTGATCCTGTTGTTGATAGCCGGACCAGCCGTTCTCTTGGTGGGGCTGGACTGCGGGGAAGGGACCCGTATAGCCACTATGAGTGGCCCCTCCCGCAGGCCACTGACGCTGATACGGACCTTCAGAAGCGTAGCCTGGCACTCCGAGCGCGCCTGTTGAGGGATTCCCTGGAGGATAGTGAATCGTCCCGATGCGGATGCGGTCGCGCTGCTTGGCCGGGCAATCCACGCGGTCAATCATTGCCGCTGTCAGGCTGCCCTTGAACAATTCCGGCTGACGCGACCAGTCCGCATAAGCGCGGGCCACCATGACAGTTCCATAACGGCGGGCGACGGCGATCAGCTCCTGCGGATCAGGCTCTCGCCGCTGGATATTCAGCATACTGTAGCGAATGTTCTCAAAGTCAATGAATAAAGCGATCTCTTCTGGCACAATCTTCTCCTCTCATGGGGAGAAACCGCGCAGACCAGGATTGCTGATTGTTCAGGTGCTCGGATTGCCTGCTATGCAATCCTACAACTATGAGCATATCATACTTTATTGGCGAAGTCGAGTGGTCTGCGCTTTACTTTTCAGAACTACTTATGATATAGTCTCTCATTAAGATAGCTACCGGGCTGCTTATCAGAAGGTGAAGAGCAAATACTAAGGCATCGTTGGCATGTGATCACCTCGATCTGATCGACCTGCGCTGGTCGGGAATGTTCTCGCTTCTGTTCTGCTGGCTCCTTCCCGGCTGATCCTCTCTCCGCCAGGGTGCCACGAGCCAATCCAGCCGATCGAACGAGTGAGCAAGGGCGGGGACGCTGAGAGAGCGGCTGGCTCCCGATCAACAAGCCCCTACCCTACTACCTGTGAGCGAGCGACAGTTGCCTGAAGAGGCTAACCCGACGGAGTGATCAGCGGCTGGAGCGGGCAGAACAGGCTGCTCTTCCTGAAGCCTGATCGCGGCGGGAGAGGCATTGCCAGCACCGCCAGCCGGGCTTTCTCTCTTCCTCCCTCCTCAACATAGGAGGGCAGCGAGCGAGCGAGCGCCGCCGGCTTCTCCTTCCTTCTGCTGCTGGACCCTGGCCTGGTAAGGCATTGCCCGAACTGCTGGCAGGGAGCGGGCACTGACCATCAACACAAGCAGCCGAGAGAGAGACCAGGCGGAACAGGTACCGGAAGCGCTGGCTCACACTAAGCCTACGATCGAGATCATCTCTCGGTTGTAAACAGGGGAGGGGCCGAGCTGATCACGGCCTTTCTCCTGTCGATCAGCTTTCTCTCCTGGTGGAGTTGGCTGGTGCAGAGTCCAGGTGGCAGCCAGGCGATTTTTCCAGGCCAGGCATCTCTGGCAGAGCATGAACGTCTCCAGCTCGACGGGCCTTAAGCTCTCTGCCAATCCAGACGGACAGGCTAGCCGGAGCAGGCCCAGGCATAGGAATCGCTAACAACGAGCGCTACTCGCCAGCACCGGCAGCCGGAGAGCGTCCTTGATACACAAGAACCGGGGAAACTCCCCCGGTTCCTCCGGTGAACGCTATTGAGATGCTAGCGAGAAATACCAACCAACTCGCGGTCGTGTTCTGTCAAGAAGCGGCGCAACAGCCCCTCCACCTCTGCTGTTTGCGGCAGCTCCCGCCCATTCTCTT
This DNA window, taken from Thermogemmatispora onikobensis, encodes the following:
- a CDS encoding M42 family metallopeptidase, encoding MGEESRLSLLEELIERPSPSGFEQPVQEVVRRECARYADRVTTDVHGNVIAALHPEGHPRLMLTAHCDELGLMIRYIDEQGFLYFAPIGGFDPATLPGERVLLHTASGPVPGVIGVKPIHLQGDEERGKALALKQLWIDIGASSKKEAEEIAPPGTVVTRAARLQPLRGPLVTARGLDDKAGLYAILEALRQVSAQREQLQAALYVVSAVQEEIGSRGVRTSAYEVQPEVAIVVDVMPTADHPQTSRQEIGDIRLGAGPALTIGAHVNPRVYELLLQAAREAGLRYQLDPTPGRTSTDVDLLQVSRSGVATGLVNIPCRYLHTGSEVVSLEDVEATATLLARFTLALSAQTNLIP
- a CDS encoding NYN domain-containing protein — its product is MPEEIALFIDFENIRYSMLNIQRREPDPQELIAVARRYGTVMVARAYADWSRQPELFKGSLTAAMIDRVDCPAKQRDRIRIGTIHYPPGNPSTGALGVPGYASEGPYQRQWPAGGATHSGYTGPFPAVQPHQENGWSGYQQQDQGPRQDTEMRSSGEEDTAYQPVPRQSLPYSSPHGQPPSGPLSHHHGGSGSGPLGYSHQQQQQHSGGTGHLPAIGPGTNAIVQSTIVQSTVDLNMLMDIIETVFDRPSISTFVLMTGDKDFTRICARLKLRLNKTVIVVGIPGTVSRDLISSANQFVPLVPGIASASSTNTGSGYVPAVSSGSTGHMPAVHPGTNPHMPAVNPQPPIDVLDPQFLQFLDYIDRNWSWRTVMGVANFIGDPLNPKNRFRGRLTRESARELLHACIQRGILLVQTDASGAEDLRLNRSHPEVEEVLKQFVR